One Glycine max cultivar Williams 82 chromosome 8, Glycine_max_v4.0, whole genome shotgun sequence genomic window, ATTTAGTGATCCTGTGAtcatatttatgaaaattactttattcaaaaaaataaaattcactaatgatTTCTATATCTTTCagacttttaaatttctgattGCCTTTCCATTATGGGAATAGCTTGCTTtccagaaataaaaatatagctAAGGTTATAAAAAGTTGAAAACACAGATTGAAGTatttgccaaaaagaaaaaaatagtattagttaAACATATTCCGTTGCCGGGACTTGAACCCGGGTCGCTCGGGTGAGAGCCGAGTATCCTAACCAACTAGACTACAACGGAATTTTGATTTcagttttgttaaaataaaatttctaacttgcAAACATCACAGCACTGCCTCATAAAATTCTTATGCTTTTGATCTTGTAAAAGttaaagttaaaatgattttactgATCATGACATTTTTGTCTTACCTTTTGGATTCGTTGCTTGTGATATGTACTCTTGGTTTTTTGGTTATGCTAGTTTGTTGGAACTTGATTTTGGGTCTTTGTCATCTCCATTTGGCCATTCTGTCGGATATAGTGCGAGATTGCTTCAATTTCGTCATTATTGGTTACTATGGTGGTCTCAACaatttatcttatctaatatgTTTTGGACAAATTAAAAGTAGTTGATAAGTGGCAACTTTTGGTGATTGCCTTCCATCTATTTCAGATGTAAATTGTAggtttttaatgtttttcttaGGATAAAGTCACGAAATCTTAATCCACACTAAGTGACAGAATCAATAATGTGGCTTTATCACACACTTAGATGTGTCGGAAAGAATATTCAATTTGAGAGGAATATGTTATGCATCATATGTATGTTAATTGTTTATTtactttgaatttaattaaaatatatttatcgtgtgaaaaataacttaattttttttcattataaaatatcattatcatatcaaatagttaaattttgtaataataattttaaaagtacaatatataaattaatctctaattaattgataatataaaaaaatttaccctgacattatatcaaaattaaactcattcattttaaatataaattaatgtatatatatatatatatatatatatatatatatatatatatatatttaaaacaaacttaatattttattcaaaattaaaacatatcctttttattttatttttatatttttaattgcatGAGATAATTACTAATATAGTTATATTTGTGAGTTGCTACtcataaaagaaaattgtgAGTTGCTAACAAGTTACCCAGGCCATTTTGTTGCCAATGATGCAAAGCATATATTTTTCCCGTAGTAGaccattaaaattgtaaaatcacattaaaataaaaataattattaattgcgTTACATCTAGTCATGTACGTCTAACGTGTTTCCAGACAAATTATACATCACTTTCTATGTAACCCTTAAGCTGGAGAATTCCTGTGATGTGGATTTGTCTTAAtcagataataaattattttattgctaATTGCTTAGTTAAGTGAAAATACGAGTGTTGATTTCTTGAAAGTTTAGAAATATAATAAGGTATGAACAATAAACCAAAATATTGCACAGCTAGATTAAGGGGAAAATTAGTATTGTAATTTTtcatatgaaaattaaagataCTCAAAAGTAGTTAtagtcaaaatgaaaatgaaacaagACTCCAAATGAACTTTATTCGCATCCTCAAAGATTGAAGTGATTAGTTGACTTTTATTTGCAATAATAACAGGCACCCTGTTAGGAACAACTAAAGGAAAACATTCAAAATAGGGTTGTTGTTTCTGTTTAAATTGTCAAAGTTGATATGCTAATGAATCCAAAccaactaattaattaacattttatgtATATCACCGTCGACAACAAGCTGGAGTATTTAATCTGACAGTAATAACGTGTTAAAAAAACTAAgattttatcatatatagtattagaatgaggtaaatatGATGATATACGGACACGATCCAATTTTTGTGTCAAGTGTTTCTGctcaaattgaaattttactCAAATTACACCCTCAAtctattttacataaataagcTGTGCAACATATTAAGAATGATCAATTAAGATATAGCTActagactctaaaattgagaaaatttaaAGGAGAACCgggtttatttatatatataaagttataaaCTCAAATATCTTGCATTGTAGCTTTATATACAAGGCCTCCTAGAAATGCTAAACAACTGAtaactatttaaataattaagctaTGAAACACTAAGTAGCTAGATTaacttgatataaaattattctaacTTAATTGAAGATCTTAATTTTTGAATCTTGAATATACAGTTACATTAAATATCAAAAGTAAAAGTTTTATAGCCATAATGATGCTACTCATGAGTAGAGGATACCTAAGCTATGACAATATGTAAGGAGTGAAGAGAATCATTTGACTTGAGGAGGTGCCTGCAAGTAGGGCAAGAAGAGTGAGAGAGTAGCCACTTGTCAATGCAAACCACATGGAAATAGTGGTTGCACTTTGGAAGGAACCTTATAGGGTCCCCATCAGAGAACTCAGCCAAGCAAATGACACAACTACTAGAATtaggtgaagaagaagaagaggcagCAGCAGAGTGTGTAGTAGTGTAAGTTGAGGTTGGCAAAGCCaccatttcctttttcttgagGCCAGAGTTGAGCCTTCGTGAAGCAATCCATTGGCGAGGCTCTGTGAGGACACGACAAGCACATTGAAACACACATTGTAACATTGTGTTGAGGCCAAGAGCACACACAAAGGCACATAAAATTGCTGCCACAAGGACAATCCAATCGAAGCCACCAACTTGGCCATTACTTATGATGGGGCCAAAGGAGGCTGTGGGAGACTCAGAGGGTGATGGAGTTTCAGCCATGGTGATGGAGAAGTACTAGTGATGAGGAAATTCGGTTCATAATAAAGAAAGTGGGGAACATGGAGAGGACGACACATAGGTACAAAAATAATACACACTAATTAGCACAAAGGGAATGTATTGTggccaaaagaaaaaataaaatatgagtgCTTATTTATGTAGATACGGGTTGTGTGGCATATATGGACATGTGATATATGCATATGCTTACTTGATAATCCACTGCTTGCTCTTCCTTTTGGATGTGCGCttcaaaggaataaaaaagcAAACTCATATCTTCAATTTGATTCTCCTTCAGTCCTGTCATGTCATTCTAATTTTCAGATATTTTGTGTCACTGTAATCGGGCTATTGTAACTTTTATTTGAGTTtgaacataattattttatgattagtCAACAATTTTTACTAACACACCAACCTTTTCTTGACTATTGAGTGAAAGTTAGTCATTGTGATCGCAGAGGAATTTACTTATATGttataaatttgaaatctaatggtccctttgaaagaaaagaaaatggaaggagagaaaataattagaaaacacaatatttttttgtttgattcgatcaaaagtaaaagaaaaataagagtaatagttaattttatgagacaa contains:
- the LOC100779286 gene encoding RING-H2 finger protein ATL73; the encoded protein is MAETPSPSESPTASFGPIISNGQVGGFDWIVLVAAILCAFVCALGLNTMLQCVFQCACRVLTEPRQWIASRRLNSGLKKKEMVALPTSTYTTTHSAAASSSSSPNSSSCVICLAEFSDGDPIRFLPKCNHYFHVVCIDKWLLSHSSCPTCRHLLKSNDSLHSLHIVIA